The following proteins are encoded in a genomic region of Chryseobacterium cucumeris:
- a CDS encoding lectin-like domain-containing protein yields MINSSSILRYKRFLFTFSLFACSQNIQAQNEQGTGYPYFVNFTQGLQPQEAYKVATSGVQNDATFTTDGLRLTRSVNNISGGVILADKIFKSDQGIKFEFEFAIYGGNTNGGDGISIFLVDGSIPKDQLNLGYFGGGLGYSFVRGGESTEGLRGGYLGIGLDEYGNFKTSFKQTERIRNGIFGVGLADGRSNVSLRGKRGNQYLSSAEPAGYNGYPLLYSIATNALPTSSNRSAYLDTATGKYIGIKNTALQQFSIESGGTTIPQNENDARFRKAYVTLVPNPAGGYNITLEIQHGTVKEKVIDNYYYPTSLKYTETTISNTTVRTLDTSPPSTFRIGFAASTGAAKNIHLLKNLGVTRPYAAEVTDDLFAGCPGIKSTYYPLLNDAAYSSANGQNPPTLSYNNLDFNSFRFLDNNGAVIPNITGGVYTNSQGTWTYFPTTGALSFKPAAGFTGVAQIQYDIKGGGSNGTEAPYNSEEYRSLPALVQVNISTANNCSKACVISNKNVTQKIIR; encoded by the coding sequence ATGATAAACAGCAGCTCAATTTTACGGTACAAAAGGTTTTTGTTTACCTTTTCCTTATTTGCCTGTTCTCAAAACATTCAGGCTCAGAACGAACAGGGAACCGGTTATCCTTATTTTGTAAACTTTACTCAGGGATTACAGCCACAGGAAGCCTATAAGGTAGCTACCAGCGGTGTTCAGAATGACGCAACCTTTACCACAGACGGGCTAAGGCTCACCCGAAGTGTGAATAATATTTCAGGAGGAGTGATATTGGCGGATAAAATATTCAAAAGTGATCAGGGAATCAAGTTTGAATTTGAATTTGCCATTTATGGAGGAAATACCAACGGAGGAGATGGAATTTCCATATTCCTGGTAGATGGTTCTATTCCTAAAGATCAGCTTAACCTCGGATATTTTGGTGGAGGATTAGGATATAGTTTTGTACGTGGAGGAGAATCTACGGAAGGACTGAGAGGTGGTTATCTGGGAATAGGTCTGGATGAATACGGAAATTTTAAAACAAGTTTTAAACAAACTGAAAGGATCAGAAACGGAATATTTGGGGTGGGACTGGCAGATGGTCGCAGCAACGTTTCATTAAGAGGAAAGCGTGGAAACCAGTATCTGTCTTCAGCTGAGCCTGCAGGATATAACGGTTATCCGCTGCTTTACAGTATCGCAACCAATGCTTTACCAACCAGCAGCAACCGATCTGCTTATCTGGATACGGCAACAGGGAAATATATCGGGATTAAAAATACAGCACTTCAACAGTTCAGCATTGAAAGTGGCGGAACTACAATTCCTCAGAATGAAAATGATGCAAGATTCCGTAAAGCATATGTTACCCTTGTTCCCAATCCGGCCGGCGGTTACAATATAACCCTGGAAATCCAGCACGGAACGGTGAAAGAAAAGGTGATTGACAATTATTACTACCCTACTTCGCTGAAATATACCGAGACTACCATTTCCAACACTACGGTAAGGACTCTGGATACTTCGCCTCCTTCTACTTTCAGAATTGGATTTGCAGCATCTACCGGAGCTGCTAAAAATATACATTTACTGAAAAATCTAGGGGTTACAAGACCTTATGCTGCTGAAGTAACAGATGATTTGTTTGCAGGCTGCCCGGGGATAAAGTCAACGTATTATCCTTTGCTTAATGATGCGGCTTATTCTTCAGCTAATGGCCAGAATCCTCCAACCCTTTCCTATAACAACCTTGATTTTAATTCATTTCGTTTTTTAGATAATAACGGAGCTGTAATTCCCAATATAACAGGCGGTGTCTACACCAATAGTCAGGGAACATGGACTTATTTCCCAACTACCGGAGCACTTTCTTTCAAACCTGCGGCAGGATTCACAGGAGTAGCCCAGATACAGTATGATATTAAAGGAGGTGGAAGCAATGGTACTGAAGCACCTTACAATAGTGAAGAATACAGATCATTGCCGGCATTGGTACAGGTTAATATTTCAACTGCCAATAACTGCAGCAAAGCCTGCGTTATTTCTAATAAAAATGTAACTCAGAAAATAATAAGATAA
- a CDS encoding DUF4180 domain-containing protein, whose protein sequence is MIIQQHEINSIKIAEIISDDIIIRSAQDGLDLMGNIYYQGFDKVILHEKNITPEFFDLKTKIAGEILQKFSNYRIGLAIVGDFSKYESKSMRDFIFESNKTNHINFVQALEDALANFSK, encoded by the coding sequence ATGATTATTCAGCAACACGAAATCAATTCTATTAAAATTGCAGAAATTATTTCTGATGACATCATTATCCGGTCTGCACAAGACGGGTTGGATCTTATGGGAAATATCTATTATCAGGGGTTTGACAAAGTTATTCTTCACGAAAAAAATATTACTCCAGAATTCTTTGATTTAAAAACAAAAATTGCTGGGGAAATTCTACAGAAATTTTCAAACTACCGCATAGGACTGGCTATTGTTGGCGATTTCAGTAAATATGAAAGCAAAAGTATGAGGGATTTTATTTTTGAAAGTAATAAAACAAATCACATTAATTTTGTACAAGCATTGGAAGATGCTTTAGCTAATTTTTCAAAATAG
- a CDS encoding serine hydrolase domain-containing protein, with the protein MKTLLWKILICLSLIMQLVSCQKHPRDVVSKYYSKGEFNGSVLIVNNGRIVCDTALGFRNFEKGLKTDKNTSFYIASLSKPFTAAAIIMLEQKGLLKFDDKASRFITLPEYARNITIRQLLHHTSGIRDYENLFSKRGLTNQEVINWLFDLKNLDFVPDSKFKYSNTGYIVLSLIIEKVSGRSYSTFINEQIITPLKMNNTYVYEPGTVIHNRALGYNEQKQPDDYSILTTGDGGIYSTPEDLYKFDQALRNNSFINKENISMMYSPFQLSDGQISNYGFAWYIENKSGEKSAMHTGGLNGFKALFWRDLEHNSCIIALTNQGDAFPPHHFLHDIKKTIQ; encoded by the coding sequence ATGAAAACTTTACTATGGAAAATTCTCATTTGTCTTTCACTGATTATGCAACTGGTATCCTGCCAAAAGCATCCTCGGGATGTGGTGAGTAAATATTATAGTAAAGGAGAGTTCAACGGTTCCGTTTTGATTGTGAACAACGGCAGGATTGTTTGCGATACGGCTTTGGGTTTCCGCAACTTTGAAAAAGGGCTGAAAACAGATAAAAATACCTCATTTTACATTGCATCCCTCAGTAAACCCTTCACTGCAGCAGCTATTATCATGCTGGAGCAAAAAGGTTTATTGAAGTTTGATGATAAAGCATCCCGGTTTATAACGCTTCCTGAATATGCCAGAAACATTACGATCAGACAGCTTTTGCATCATACTTCAGGAATCAGGGATTATGAAAACCTGTTTTCTAAAAGAGGATTAACGAATCAGGAGGTAATAAACTGGCTGTTTGATCTTAAAAATCTTGATTTTGTTCCGGACAGCAAGTTTAAGTACAGCAATACCGGATATATTGTTCTTTCTCTGATTATTGAAAAGGTTTCAGGTAGATCATACAGTACATTCATCAATGAACAGATTATTACTCCATTAAAAATGAATAACACTTATGTGTATGAACCTGGGACAGTTATTCACAATAGAGCACTCGGATATAATGAACAAAAGCAGCCTGATGATTATTCAATTTTAACAACCGGTGACGGTGGAATCTACTCTACTCCTGAAGATCTCTATAAATTTGATCAGGCTTTACGAAACAATTCTTTTATTAATAAAGAAAATATAAGTATGATGTATTCTCCTTTCCAGTTATCTGACGGACAAATATCAAATTACGGCTTTGCGTGGTACATAGAGAATAAAAGCGGAGAAAAATCAGCAATGCATACAGGTGGCCTGAACGGTTTTAAAGCTTTATTCTGGAGAGATTTGGAGCATAACAGCTGTATTATTGCACTTACCAATCAGGGAGATGCATTTCCGCCACACCACTTTCTACATGACATAAAAAAAACAATACAGTAA
- the prmC gene encoding peptide chain release factor N(5)-glutamine methyltransferase, protein MTISGFKKYFKTELSDLYTDSESVFLSSLFIHQIVGFDSFQQRRFAEQELLTDDKEKLCFLVSELKTGRPYQQILGETEFYGMKFFVDENVLIPRPETEELLEIAIREIKGSKLKVPGLKILDIGTGSGVIPLVLKKHFPEAEVSSIDFSEKALKTAQRNAEYHQLKIRFIHADYLNFDLAENYDIIISNPPYIGIEEEIEIADSVKEFEPKMALFSPTSDALIFYRKIAEDAEKYLNENGLVFLEINQKLGLETLSLYQDFPNAQLLKDLSENDRFIYAGK, encoded by the coding sequence ATGACAATCTCAGGATTTAAAAAATATTTCAAAACAGAACTTTCCGATCTTTATACAGACTCGGAAAGTGTGTTTTTATCGTCTTTATTCATTCATCAAATCGTAGGTTTCGATTCATTTCAGCAAAGAAGATTTGCTGAACAGGAGCTTCTGACTGATGATAAGGAAAAACTGTGTTTTCTTGTTTCAGAACTTAAAACCGGAAGACCTTATCAGCAGATATTAGGAGAAACAGAATTTTACGGAATGAAATTCTTTGTGGATGAAAATGTTCTGATTCCCCGCCCTGAAACAGAAGAACTATTGGAAATTGCTATCAGGGAGATTAAAGGTTCAAAGTTAAAGGTTCCAGGTCTAAAGATTTTGGATATAGGAACCGGAAGCGGAGTTATTCCATTGGTTTTAAAGAAACATTTCCCAGAAGCAGAGGTTTCATCTATTGATTTTTCTGAGAAAGCTTTGAAGACAGCCCAAAGAAATGCAGAGTATCACCAATTGAAAATCCGGTTCATTCATGCCGACTATCTTAATTTTGATCTGGCTGAAAATTATGATATCATTATTTCAAATCCGCCCTATATAGGAATTGAGGAGGAGATTGAAATTGCTGATTCTGTGAAAGAATTTGAACCTAAAATGGCCCTTTTCTCCCCTACTTCAGATGCTTTGATCTTTTACAGAAAAATTGCGGAAGATGCTGAAAAGTATTTGAATGAGAACGGACTTGTATTCCTTGAAATCAATCAGAAGCTGGGGCTGGAAACACTCAGTCTTTATCAGGATTTTCCTAATGCACAACTATTGAAGGATTTATCTGAAAATGACCGATTTATTTATGCAGGGAAATAA
- the yaaA gene encoding peroxide stress protein YaaA, translating to MKIITSPAKLMNTENSTDLLKTTTPKFIEDAALIQSYLKEKSPKYLSELMEISPKLADENWERNQKWKSKPTAKESAPAMFAFTGEVYRGLDAKTLDKNAVDYLQKNYRILSGLYGLLKPSDKVMLYRLEMGRPFEFEQYKNLYEFWREKITEQLNSEMKKGEILLHLASNEYGKVIDRKKLNHKVIDFDFYELKDGKLKTIVVYTKHARGLVVRFCAETNAKTLEDVKAFNYEGYRIDEEKSTDTKLVFTR from the coding sequence ATGAAAATTATAACATCTCCTGCCAAATTAATGAACACGGAAAATTCAACGGATCTGTTGAAAACCACTACTCCCAAATTCATTGAAGATGCAGCATTGATACAATCTTATTTAAAAGAAAAATCCCCAAAATACCTTTCCGAGCTTATGGAAATATCCCCAAAGCTTGCTGATGAAAACTGGGAAAGAAATCAAAAATGGAAGTCCAAACCTACAGCAAAAGAATCTGCTCCTGCAATGTTTGCCTTTACAGGAGAGGTTTACAGAGGTCTTGATGCCAAAACACTGGATAAAAATGCTGTAGATTACCTTCAAAAAAACTACAGAATCCTTTCCGGGCTTTACGGCTTACTGAAACCATCTGATAAAGTAATGCTTTACAGACTTGAAATGGGCCGTCCTTTTGAATTTGAGCAATATAAAAACCTATACGAATTCTGGAGAGAAAAGATTACAGAGCAGTTGAATTCTGAGATGAAAAAAGGAGAAATCCTCCTTCACCTTGCCAGCAACGAGTATGGAAAAGTAATCGACAGAAAAAAACTGAATCACAAAGTCATTGATTTTGATTTTTATGAATTAAAAGATGGAAAACTGAAGACCATTGTTGTGTATACAAAGCATGCCAGAGGTCTTGTGGTTAGATTCTGCGCAGAGACCAATGCCAAAACACTGGAGGATGTAAAAGCATTCAACTATGAAGGATACAGAATTGATGAAGAGAAGTCTACAGATACAAAACTGGTTTTTACAAGATAA
- a CDS encoding CPBP family intramembrane glutamic endopeptidase has product MNLTGKYAVGILLTFVILAAAMLYSFPAVTTITGIRGITETNFFLSRIILWIVLIIVFLYNVFIEKSAFFLRKEKKYSATFYIKAVVSLYFICLIGGAILNAVVMFVTQEKISEKLLNLVPILRNNYFLVIFTCLTAAIVEEFLMRGYIQPRIEKIYNNPTVAIVISAVLFGILHSTYGTISQVLGPFFIGVVFAVFYKRYSNIKILIICHFMIDFIAMMVMNCIDIKHLSVF; this is encoded by the coding sequence ATGAATCTTACCGGGAAATATGCTGTAGGAATTTTACTCACTTTTGTTATTTTAGCGGCAGCGATGCTCTATTCTTTTCCTGCTGTTACCACAATAACGGGAATAAGAGGAATTACAGAAACCAATTTCTTTCTCAGCAGAATTATACTATGGATCGTTCTTATCATTGTATTTCTATACAATGTCTTTATTGAGAAAAGTGCTTTTTTTCTTAGAAAGGAGAAGAAATATTCCGCAACATTTTACATCAAAGCTGTTGTGAGCTTATATTTTATCTGTCTGATTGGCGGAGCGATTCTGAATGCAGTCGTCATGTTCGTTACACAGGAAAAAATAAGTGAGAAGCTTCTCAACCTTGTTCCCATTCTTAGAAATAATTATTTTTTAGTTATTTTTACGTGCCTTACGGCTGCTATTGTAGAGGAATTTCTGATGCGGGGCTATATCCAGCCCAGGATTGAAAAAATCTATAATAACCCGACAGTTGCCATTGTTATTTCAGCTGTCTTATTTGGAATTCTGCACAGCACTTACGGTACCATAAGCCAGGTTCTTGGACCTTTTTTTATCGGAGTCGTATTTGCTGTATTTTATAAACGCTATTCAAATATTAAAATTCTGATCATCTGTCATTTTATGATTGATTTTATTGCAATGATGGTCATGAATTGTATTGATATTAAACACTTATCTGTATTTTAA
- a CDS encoding L-threonylcarbamoyladenylate synthase: MAKILKIYPDNPQENLVNEVIKTLNNGGLIIYPSDTIYALGCNIFDIKAMEKLAQLKKMKLDKSKFSIICNDLSHLSDFTRPIDTSVFRFLKSHLPGPFTFILEANKSLPLAYKGHKTIGIRVPDHPIPQLIVEKLGHPIASTSIKDDDEIIEYSTDPELIAEKYDHLVDIVIDSGYGDNVASTIVDLTSGEPEIIRQGKGII, encoded by the coding sequence ATGGCAAAAATATTAAAAATTTATCCAGACAACCCACAGGAAAATCTTGTGAATGAGGTTATTAAAACTTTAAACAATGGCGGGCTGATTATCTATCCTTCTGATACGATTTATGCTTTAGGCTGTAATATTTTTGATATAAAAGCCATGGAAAAGCTGGCTCAGCTCAAAAAAATGAAGCTTGACAAGTCTAAATTCTCAATTATCTGTAATGATCTCAGCCATCTTTCTGACTTTACAAGACCTATTGATACCTCAGTTTTCAGATTTCTGAAAAGTCATCTTCCCGGGCCGTTTACCTTCATTCTTGAAGCCAACAAAAGTTTACCTTTAGCCTATAAAGGCCACAAAACAATTGGTATCCGTGTTCCGGATCATCCGATTCCGCAGCTTATTGTTGAAAAACTTGGCCATCCCATAGCATCCACTTCCATTAAAGATGATGATGAAATTATCGAATACTCTACCGATCCTGAACTTATTGCTGAAAAATATGATCATCTGGTAGATATCGTCATTGATTCAGGATATGGTGATAATGTAGCTTCTACTATTGTAGACCTTACTTCAGGAGAACCGGAAATCATCCGTCAGGGAAAAGGGATCATTTAA
- a CDS encoding Ada metal-binding domain-containing protein, protein MIQHSQLSSENLRSKIHSREIRFGGNKKLKIYGLLSCRSGKRMKKENRVFFADEKEALQNNYRPCGHCMKKEAYKKWKEMNTD, encoded by the coding sequence ATGATTCAGCATTCTCAACTATCATCTGAAAACCTTAGAAGTAAAATCCATAGCAGGGAAATTCGTTTTGGAGGAAATAAAAAATTAAAAATCTACGGATTACTCAGTTGCCGTTCAGGAAAAAGAATGAAGAAAGAGAACAGGGTTTTCTTTGCAGATGAAAAAGAAGCATTACAAAACAATTACCGTCCGTGCGGGCATTGTATGAAAAAAGAAGCTTATAAAAAATGGAAGGAAATGAATACTGATTAA
- a CDS encoding 2OG-Fe(II) oxygenase yields the protein MKDIIHTIKNIDWESLTETMHQNGYAIIDNLLSENECEKLKLDYDHPAFYRKTVVMARHRFGLGEYKYFNYPLPEIIQTIRTTIYPYLAPVANVWFKALQIDTHFPSDHQEFLDQCHLNGQQKATALILKYGKDGFNTLHQDLYGDIYFPIQIVLMLSEPGKDFTGGEFVLTQQIPRAQSKAIVLQPQKGDVLIFTTQFKPEKGTKGYYRVNMKHGVSEVKDGNRYALGIIFHDAAS from the coding sequence ATGAAAGATATCATTCATACAATCAAGAATATTGACTGGGAAAGCCTTACGGAAACAATGCATCAAAACGGCTATGCCATCATTGATAATCTGCTGTCAGAAAACGAATGTGAAAAACTGAAATTGGATTATGATCATCCAGCTTTTTACCGGAAAACAGTTGTCATGGCCAGACATCGTTTCGGATTGGGTGAATATAAGTATTTCAACTATCCATTACCTGAAATTATTCAAACCATACGAACAACTATTTATCCTTATCTGGCACCTGTTGCCAATGTATGGTTTAAAGCTTTACAAATAGACACCCATTTTCCTTCAGATCATCAAGAATTCTTAGACCAGTGTCATCTTAACGGGCAGCAAAAAGCAACGGCATTAATTTTAAAATACGGAAAAGATGGATTCAATACACTGCATCAGGATTTATATGGAGATATTTATTTTCCCATTCAGATTGTTTTAATGCTCAGCGAACCCGGCAAGGATTTTACGGGAGGCGAGTTTGTGCTTACCCAGCAGATTCCCAGAGCTCAGTCAAAGGCTATTGTTCTGCAACCCCAAAAAGGAGATGTTCTTATTTTTACGACTCAGTTTAAACCAGAGAAAGGAACCAAAGGCTATTACAGGGTCAATATGAAACATGGCGTAAGTGAAGTTAAAGACGGAAACCGTTATGCTTTAGGTATTATTTTCCATGATGCAGCCAGTTAA
- a CDS encoding GNAT family N-acetyltransferase, with protein MNYIIKKASLEDLDETAELFNLYRVFYRQESDVEKGKAFLKERFLNSESDIFLVMAEGKAVGFVQLYKLFHYTKLQKQWLLSDLFVHPDYRGKGFSVALIDRSKQWCEETGACGLMLETEKTNDIGNTLYPRCGFEYDGLHNYYHWWK; from the coding sequence ATGAATTACATTATTAAAAAAGCAAGTCTTGAGGATCTTGATGAAACAGCTGAATTGTTCAATCTTTATCGTGTTTTTTACAGACAGGAATCAGACGTTGAAAAGGGGAAGGCTTTTCTCAAAGAAAGGTTTTTAAATAGTGAATCTGATATTTTTCTTGTAATGGCAGAGGGCAAAGCAGTAGGTTTTGTACAGCTTTATAAACTATTTCACTATACCAAATTACAAAAACAATGGCTGTTAAGTGATCTCTTTGTTCATCCGGATTATAGAGGAAAAGGGTTTTCTGTAGCACTAATTGACCGAAGTAAACAATGGTGTGAAGAGACAGGAGCGTGTGGACTTATGCTTGAAACCGAAAAAACGAATGATATAGGAAACACACTGTACCCACGCTGCGGGTTTGAATATGACGGACTACATAATTACTACCATTGGTGGAAGTAG